A window from Bacillus sp. 2205SS5-2 encodes these proteins:
- the uvrC gene encoding excinuclease ABC subunit UvrC, which yields MNDLIQQKLAVLPDQPGCYLMKDRQGTIIYVGKAKVLKNRVRSYFTGSHDGKTQRLVSEIIDFEYIVTSTNLEALVLELNLIKKHDPKYNVMLKDDKSYPFIKITADRHPRLVITRKVSRDKGKYFGPYPNAQAANETKKLLDRIYPLRKCSTLPDRVCLYYHMGQCLAPCIKEVEEETYRKMKEDITKFLNGGYQDIKRELTEKMSAAAEELEFERAKEYRDQITHIEVTMEKQKMTMKDFTDRDIFGYSVDKGWMCVQVFFVRQGKMIERDVSLFPIYDEPEEEFLTFLGQFYEKTNHFKPKEICLPERIDIVLVQELLGVKTFQPQKGQKKELVKLAQKNAKIALIEKFALVERNEERTIKAVENLGKAMNIYPPLRIEAFDNSNIQGTNAVSALVVFLDGKPAKKEYRKYKLKTVKGPDDYESMREVVRRRYTRVLRENLPLPDLILIDGGKGQIEAARGILEDELNLDIPLAGLAKDEKHNTSQLLYGNPLEEIPLGRTSQEFYLLQRIQDEVHRFAITFHREQRGKSLFQSVLDDIPGVGPKRKKQLLRHFGSMKKMKEATVEEFIEMGMPQGVAAEIVQKLKT from the coding sequence CGGCTTGTTTCCGAAATCATCGATTTTGAATACATCGTCACCTCTACCAACTTAGAGGCACTCGTGCTGGAGTTAAACCTGATAAAAAAACACGATCCAAAATATAATGTGATGCTAAAGGATGATAAAAGTTACCCATTCATAAAAATAACAGCCGATCGTCACCCACGATTAGTGATTACAAGAAAAGTAAGTCGGGATAAAGGAAAATACTTCGGTCCGTACCCGAATGCACAAGCTGCCAATGAAACAAAAAAGCTATTAGACCGCATCTATCCTTTACGAAAATGTTCTACACTTCCTGATCGAGTATGTTTGTATTATCACATGGGTCAATGCCTCGCTCCTTGTATTAAAGAAGTAGAGGAAGAAACTTATCGTAAAATGAAAGAAGATATTACAAAATTTTTAAATGGAGGGTATCAAGACATTAAGCGGGAATTAACAGAAAAAATGTCAGCTGCGGCAGAGGAATTGGAATTTGAGCGAGCAAAGGAATATCGTGATCAGATTACCCATATCGAAGTGACAATGGAAAAACAAAAAATGACCATGAAAGACTTCACGGATCGAGATATCTTTGGATATTCTGTAGATAAAGGCTGGATGTGTGTACAGGTATTTTTCGTCCGACAAGGCAAAATGATCGAGCGAGATGTCTCATTGTTTCCGATTTATGATGAACCTGAAGAAGAATTTTTAACGTTTCTAGGTCAGTTTTATGAAAAAACCAATCATTTTAAACCAAAAGAAATTTGTTTGCCTGAACGGATTGATATCGTCTTAGTTCAGGAGCTTTTAGGGGTGAAAACCTTTCAACCTCAGAAAGGGCAAAAGAAAGAACTTGTGAAATTAGCTCAAAAGAATGCCAAGATTGCACTAATTGAAAAATTTGCTCTAGTCGAACGAAATGAGGAACGGACGATAAAAGCGGTTGAAAACTTAGGGAAAGCTATGAATATCTATCCTCCTCTTCGAATCGAAGCGTTTGATAATTCGAATATTCAAGGAACTAATGCGGTTTCGGCATTGGTTGTTTTTCTAGATGGTAAACCGGCTAAAAAAGAATACAGAAAATATAAATTAAAAACGGTCAAAGGTCCAGATGATTATGAATCGATGAGAGAAGTAGTGCGAAGACGCTATACGAGAGTACTTCGTGAAAACCTTCCTCTCCCTGACTTGATTCTTATTGATGGAGGTAAAGGACAAATTGAAGCGGCACGTGGAATCCTAGAAGATGAACTTAATCTGGATATTCCTCTTGCGGGGTTAGCGAAAGATGAAAAGCACAATACATCCCAACTTCTTTACGGAAATCCTTTAGAAGAAATTCCACTAGGAAGAACGTCACAAGAGTTTTATTTGCTTCAACGAATACAAGATGAAGTGCATCGATTTGCGATCACCTTTCATCGTGAACAACGAGGAAAATCTTTATTTCAATCTGTTCTTGATGATATTCCAGGAGTTGGACCAAAACGAAAAAAACAACTTCTTCGTCATTTTGGTTCCATGAAAAAAATGAAGGAAGCTACGGTGGAAGAGTTTATAGAGATGGGCATGCCCCAAGGGGTCGCCGCAGAAATAGTGCAAAAATTAAAAACTTAA